A genomic region of Salinibacter pepae contains the following coding sequences:
- a CDS encoding SDR family oxidoreductase, with protein sequence MDLTDAVAVVTGASKGLGARIARTLVHQGATVCGLARSTDSLQALHDDLGAAFVPVSCDVRNEDAIEAAFETVDDEAGRLDVLVNNAGLGQFGPVDDLDTDAFDVQMDTNVRGVYLCTREAVPRMREQNEATGFGGHIVNIASIAGLLGNPNISAYNASKFAVRGFSEAVMKEVREDGIRVTCLYPGSVETNFFDVAGVDMTENPLDPDDVAATVQHVLEAPANHLISEVVMRPLRPHREA encoded by the coding sequence ATGGATCTGACCGACGCCGTCGCCGTCGTTACCGGCGCCAGCAAGGGCCTCGGTGCCCGCATCGCCCGCACCCTCGTACACCAGGGCGCCACCGTCTGCGGCCTCGCCCGAAGCACCGATTCGCTCCAGGCGCTGCACGATGACCTTGGGGCCGCCTTCGTCCCCGTCTCGTGCGACGTCCGGAACGAAGACGCGATCGAGGCGGCCTTCGAAACCGTCGACGACGAGGCCGGGCGGCTGGACGTGCTCGTCAACAACGCCGGGCTCGGGCAATTTGGCCCGGTCGACGACCTCGACACCGACGCCTTCGACGTGCAGATGGACACCAACGTGCGGGGCGTCTACCTCTGCACCCGCGAGGCGGTCCCCCGCATGCGGGAGCAGAACGAGGCGACCGGCTTCGGCGGCCACATCGTCAACATCGCCTCCATCGCCGGCCTCCTCGGCAACCCCAACATCAGCGCCTACAACGCCAGCAAGTTTGCCGTGCGCGGCTTCAGCGAGGCGGTCATGAAGGAGGTGCGCGAAGACGGCATCCGCGTGACGTGCCTCTACCCCGGCTCCGTCGAAACCAATTTCTTTGACGTGGCGGGGGTCGACATGACCGAAAACCCCCTCGACCCCGACGACGTCGCCGCAACGGTCCAGCACGTGCTGGAGGCCCCGGCGAATCACCTCATCTCGGAGGTCGTGATGCGCCCGCTCCGCCCGCACCGTGAAGCATGA